A single genomic interval of Astyanax mexicanus isolate ESR-SI-001 chromosome 4, AstMex3_surface, whole genome shotgun sequence harbors:
- the yju2 gene encoding splicing factor YJU2, protein MSERKVLNKYYPPDFDPSKIPKLKLPKDRQYVVRLMAPFNMRCKTCGEYIYKGKKFNARKETVQNELYMGLPIFRFYIKCTRCLAEITFKTDPENTDYAMEHGATRNFQAEKLIEEEEKKIQREREEEELNNPMKVLENRTRDSKMEMEVLENLQELKELNQRQAQVDFESMLEEYKELEKRQKEKEQEEDERETKEMLDRALVKRLRDSDSDSDSDQEEKNRKEQQNKNAALKPTDILTTKEGADIKGSSTGVKRQKVESWERSVGGLGGKSALGSLVVRKKPAATTATVQQPTAVGQTASSKTAETSATATAGSSQPVVVQNGSSLSLLGAYSDSDDSNSD, encoded by the exons ATGTCGGAAAGAAAGGTCTTAAAT AAATACTACCCCCCAGATTTCGATCCATCTAAAATCCCCAAGCTCAAACTGCCCAAAGACCGGCAGTATGTGGTCCGATTGATGGCTCCATTCAACATGAG GTGTAAGACGTGTGGAGAGTACATTTACAAAGGGAAGAAGTTCAATGCAAGAAAAGAGACAGTACAGAATGAGCTGTATATGGGGCTGCCCATCTTTCGCTTCTATATTAAATGCACAAGAtgtttggcagaaatcacatttaaG ACAGACCCAGAGAACACAGACTACGCTATGGAGCACGGTGCCACAAGAAACTTTCAGGCTGAGAAGCTGATTgaggaggaagaaaagaaaatccaAAGGGAACGAGAAGAGGAGGAGCTAAATAACCCCATGAAG GTTCTAGAGAACCGTACACGGGATTCAAAAATGGAGATGGAAGTCCTGGAGAACCTACAGGAGCTGAAGGAGCTGAACCAGCGGCAGGCTCAGGTGGACTTTGAGTCCATGCTGGAAGAGTACAAGGAGCTGGAGAAGAGACAGAAGGagaaggagcaggaggaggatgagagagagaccAA AGAAATGCTGGATAGAGCTTTAGTGAAGAGGTTGAGGGACTCTGACTCGGACTCGGACTCAGATCAGGAggaaaagaatagaaaagagcAGCAGAATAAAAACGCTGCTCTGAAACCCACAGATATCCTGACTACAAAGGAAGGAGCAGACATAAAG GGCTCCTCCACCGGGGTGAAACGCCAGAAAGTTGAGAGCTGGGAGAGGAGTGTTGGAGGTTTGGGAGGAAAAAGTGCACTGGGATCACTTGTAGTAAGGAAGAAGCCTGCAGCCACCACAGCTACAGTACAGCAGCCGACAGCTGTAGGCCAGACAG CTTCTTCTAAAACTGCAGAGACCTCTGCTACAGCCACTGCCGGCAGCAGCCAACCAGTGGTGGTCCAGAACGGTTCCTCTCTCAGCCTGCTGGGGGCATACTCGGACAGCGATGACAGCAACTCTGACTGA